The following are encoded together in the Carassius auratus strain Wakin chromosome 34, ASM336829v1, whole genome shotgun sequence genome:
- the LOC113053615 gene encoding uncharacterized protein LOC113053615 — translation MPDRFTLLTISFSFLLHNVCSWNVSEPLNHTFNDDDSVSVTCMFYGEEKFELEAKLKKNGVNFCEVSSEETKCKWEHKDNKFTFTLMEPPQTWHKDIFSCEISKIKPFPIEPKTGPGIKLFRGCKYTFAPLNNSCPITNQTTGALPTPEVQPTLDDTYTLLICGLLIVVVMLSLYSIILTAVYIRLRVTNLESMDTLTYVPMQRNVKRRDLENTEYVDMREVQKREGYHRDMNHNSHLESVRGHF, via the exons ATGCCTGACAGGTTCACTTTGCTCACTATcagcttttcttttttacttcacAATG TTTGTAGTTGGAACGTGAGTGAACCTCTCAACCACACATTCAATGACGACGACTCTGTCAGTGTCACATGCATGTTTTATGGAGAAGAAAAGTTTGAATTGGAAGCTAAGCTGAAAAAAAATGGTGTGAATTTTTGTGAGGTTTCTTCAGAAGAAACCAAGTGTAAATGGGAGCATAAGGACAATAAATTCACGTTCACCTTAATGGAACCTCCTCAGACCTGGCACAAAGATATATTTTCCTGTGAgatatccaaaataaaaccattCCCAATTGAACCTAAAACAGGACCGGGAATTAAGCTTTTCCGAG gttgcaAATATACATTTGCTCCACTGAACAACAGCTGTCCAATCACTAACCAAACAACTGGAGCACTCCCCACACCTGAAGTACAGCCCACACTTGATGACACGTATACCCTATTAATCTGTGGTCTGCTCATAGTGGTGGTAATGCTGTCTCTCTACAGCATTATTCTTACTGCCGTCTACATCAGATTGAGG GTCACAAATCTTGAATCTATGGACACTCTAACCTACGTGCCAATGCAG AGGAATGTAAAACGGCGTGATCTAGAAAACACTGAATATGTGGACATGCGTGAAGTGCAGAAGCGGGAAGGATACCACAGAGATATGAACCACAACTCTCATCTTGAAAGTGTCAGAGGCCATTTTTAA
- the LOC113053787 gene encoding T-cell-specific surface glycoprotein CD28, with amino-acid sequence MIITLIRIFIYIPLGLALDVSQPYRVVGNEREVPLRCSFSSRLKPEEMQVSLYRGSHGREKICSAYVNLSEPYFTTVGTFNCSGKISSKRVDMMISGLRGNDTDIYRCEIEIIFPPPYLRKIGNGTIVYIQETPICSNASTQSQIQGQNQALERENDKYINIGPLPLLYAILIVASCSFILQMITCKWRASVSTAPMLSQKERYMKF; translated from the exons ATGATTATCACACTTATTAGAATCTTTATATATATCCCACTGGGATTGG CTCTGGATGTGTCTCAGCCGTATCGTGTGGTTGGGAACGAGAGAGAAGTCCCTCTCCGCTGCTCCTTCAGTTCAAGGTTAAAGCCAGAGGAAATGCAGGTGTCTCTCTACAGAGGTTCGCACGGCCGTGAGAAGATCTGCAGCGCTTATGTCAACCTCTCCGAGCCCTACTTCACAACAGTTGGCACCTTTAACTGCAGCGGGAAAATTAGCTCTAAAAGAGTGGACATGATGATCTCTGGACTGCGAGGGAACGACACAGACATCTATCGCTGTGAGATCGAGATCATCTTCCCACCTCCGTATCTCAGAAAGATTGGAAACGGCACTATTGTTTACATACAAG AAACCCCAATCTGCTCCAATGCATCCACCCAGAGCCAGATTCAAGGCCAGAACCAGGCCTTAGAGCGGGAAAatgacaaatatattaatataggcCCACTTCCCCTGCTATATGCCATCCTAATCGTCGCTTCCTGCAGTTTTATTCTACAG ATGATCACCTGCAAATGGAGGGCCTCTGTATCGACGGCACCTATGCTTTCACAAAAAGAACGCTATATGAAATTCTAA